CTGATTGGCCGTAACAAGCGCGCTGCTAAGAAGACCATTAAGGCCAATGGCTGGAATGTTCCGGGTTTGACCTGGCTGCCCGGCGAAGGCGCCGATCCTTTCGGCCACGACGACGAAGATTAAGACACCACATTATTATGGCTAAGGCATTTCGCTCCGATCCCATACGCGTCGATGACCGCGTTGTTGCGCGCCGCAAATTTAAAGGCGGCGGGCACAGCGATGTCATCGGTCATGTCGTGGCGGTTGAGCCCCTGACCATCCGCCCGCAGATGGTCGGCGGGTTCCCGTCCGCGTTGCCGGAGGTTATCATCCCGGCCGTTGAGCTCTACGTGGTGAAGAAGCTTTCGCCGCGCACGGTGCGAAATTCCGATATCCGCCACGTCGAGGTCGCCTCCGCGCTGTCCTATCAGGGTGCGCACAACCAGTGGACGTCCAATGGCCAGTGGTTCATGCGCTCCGGTGATGGCACCACCATGCGCACCAATTCTGCGGTTCCGCTGGGCCCATCCGCGGGCTTTGAACCAGCACCAATAGCGGAGATGATGGCCTTTTACGCCAGCCACAACCAGCCGTGCGTCCTGCTGGTTCCAGAGCGCATTGGCAATTCAGCATTGAAGCTGCCGCACGAGCACATCGATGTGGAAAAGATCGTCATGACCCGCGAGCTGGGGGATCTCAGCGACATCACACCTTATCTCGATGAGGGCCTAGACGTGGACATCACCAAGACCGCAACGCCCGAGTGGTTGGACATCTCTGACCACGCAGCACGTGATCTTGCGACGCAGTCGCCTGCCGATGCCACCCTCGCCTTCTTCCACACCGCCCTGGGCGCGGTACTTCGCGCAACAATCACAGAATCCGATGACGGCGCGAAGTGGCTGGGCATCGCGTGCGTGAAGGTAGATGAGTCAGCGCGCCGCCAGCGTCTAGCAGCGCGCCTAGTTTCCGCCGCGCTGAAGTGGGGTCAGACCGAAGGCGCGGACAAGGCGTACCTGCAAGTCAGCCTCGGTAACGATGGCGCGGTGGCCCTGTATGAAAAATTGGGGCTGCTTGAGCACCACCGGCATCGCTACATCAAGGTCAATCCAGGTAACCTGTAAATCATGCGGATTGCCACGTGGAATATTAACTCGGTACGTACCCGCGGGGAGCGGGCACTAAACTTATTGGACAAGCACAACATTGATGTGTTGTGCCTGCAAGAAACCAAAGTCGCCGATGACAAATTCCCCCGCGCATTGTTCGAGGACGCCGGCTACCACGTGGTTTTCCACGGCCTTAACCAGTGGAACGGTGTCGCGATTGTCAGCCGCGAAGAACCCGCCGAGGTTTTCACCGGCTTTCCTGGCCAGCCGGGTTATCACAATGATGAAGCCACCGAGCAGGCACCTGAGGCGCGTGCCATGGGCGCTGTTATTCGCGGCGTAGAAATCTGGTCGCTCTATGTCCCCAACGGCCGCGAAATCACTCAGCGTCACTATGACTACAAACTGGACTTTCTCTACGCCTTAGCCCGCTACGCCGACGGTAAAAAGCGCGAGAAGCTGCTGCTGACCGGTGACTTCAACATCGCTCCGCGCAACGAAGATGTCTGGGACCTGGAACTATTCCGCGGCAAGACGCACGTCACCGAACCTGAGCGCGCTGCCTTCCAGCGTCTCGAAGAAGCAGGACTGTCCGAGGTCACCCGCCAATTCACCGAAAAAGACCGCTGGACCTACTTCGATTACAAGTCCCTGCGCTTCCAAAAAGACGAAGGCATGCGCATCGACTTCCATCTGGCCACCCAGCAACTGGCGGACAAGGTCACCGGTGCCGGTGTCGACAGGAAAGAACGCGCCGAAAAAGGCACCTCAGACCACCTCCTGCTGTGGGCAGATTATGACCTGCCCGATTTCGACTCCGTCCGTTAACACATTCCTATGTCCCCATTTTTGGATCTAAGCGCTTGGCAGATGGCGTTTTTCGTCCTCGACTACGCCATCAAAATCTTTGCCATCGGCTTCGTCCCCGAAGGCCGCCGCCCCTCTTCATCAACAGCTTGGCTGCTCGCAATTTTGCTGCTGCCATTCATCGGCCTGCCCTTGTTCCTGCTCATGGGCTCGCCGCAAATCAACCGACGCCGCCACCGTATTCAGCAAGAAGCCAATGATGCCATCGAGGACGCCCACAAGGACGTCACCGACCACCCCTTCGAAGAGCTCGAAGCGGAAGTCGAATCCATCATCAAGCTCAACCGACACCTCACCGGCTTCCCAGCCGTTATCGGACACAACCTCGGCATCCATGCCGATTACCGCAAGTCAATCCAAGCCATGGCCGATGCCATCGACCAAGCGCAGCGCTACGTCTACGTCGAAATCTATATCACCAGCTGGGACGAGACCACCGATCCTTTCTTCCAAGCACTCGCCCGCGCGCGTCAACGCGGCGTGGAGGTGAAGTTCCTCTTCGACCAAATCGGCAGCCTCAAATATAAGGGCTACCGCACACTCGGCAAGCGACTCAGTGAAATCGACGTGGACTGGCGCCTTATGCTGCCACTGCAGATTCACAAGGCGCGTTTTCGCCGGCCTGACCTGCGCAACCACCGCAAGCTGGTTGTCATCGACGGCGAGCGCGGATTCATCGGCTCGCTTAACCTGATCAAACGCGAGTACAAGACCACCGACCGCTACTGGATTGATTACATGGTGGAGCTCACCGGCCCCATCGTGGTCTCCTTGCAGGCGGTCTTTGCTGTGGACTGGTACACCGAATCTGGCGAGTATATTGAGATGCTCACCGAGCTCGAAGACACCGGTGAGACTCCCGATACCAACTATGTGCAGCTCATTCCATCCGGGCCCGGCTATTCCACGGTGCCAAACCTGCGCATGTTCATCTCGCTTATTCACCACGCGAAAAGTCGGTTGATTATCTGCTCGCCGTATTTCGTGCCGGATGAATCACTGCTCGATGCCGTGACCACCGCCTGCTACCGCGGTGTGCGTGTGGAGCTTTATGTCTCCCAGCGCGCCGACCAGTTCATGGTCGACCACGCGCAATCTTCCTACTACCAGTCCCTGCTGGAAGCCGGAATCCACATCTACCAGTTCCCGAAGCCCTTTGTGCTGCACTCCAAGTTCGTGCTCGCAGACCCCGATGCCGGCCGCGCCGACCCAGAGGAAACCGATGAAGGCATCCGGCTTAAGTCCCACCCACTCGCCGCCTTCGGCTCCTCTAACCTGGACATGCGCTCATTCGGCCTCAACTATGAGTCCACCATGCTGGTTGCCCAAGGCGACCTCATCACCGAATTCAACGAGCTCGCCGCCAACTACCGCGCCGTCTCCCACGAGCTCACGCTCGAAGAGTGGAACAAGCGCGGCTTCTTCCGCCGCTACATCGATAACGTCATGCGGCTTACCTCCGCGCTTCAGTAACCACTGCTATCGCAGATGGTTACTGAAGCGAGTAGAAGCAGGTTGTTACTGAAGCGAATAATAGAAGCTCGTTTCAGATACTCGTTACAGCGAATAGACGCTGCGTCGACTAATCGCTGTAGCCCCGGGTGGCAAGCAGCGCGCCGCAGCCGGAGATGAGGATGCAGATAAACATACCGATGCTCATCGTCAGCGCCGTGTTGCCGCCCAAGCCCATGATGGGCCCGACCGCAGCAGCGAGCACAGACTGGCCGAAGCCCATGATGGCGGTGACAGACCCGGCGCGCTCACGCATGACACCGGTAGCCATGGCGGTCGAGTTGCCCATGATGACACCGTTCGGCGAGACGCACAGCAGCAGCGCGAGCATCAGCCAGCCAACGCCAGCACCGCTCATCGCCACGATAAACAGCAAGACGTTGCCGGTGACAGCCATCGCAACGCCACCGAGCAGCATCTTTTTGGTGCCTAGCTTGTCGATGTAGCGCGAATTCACAAAACTACCCACGCACATACCGGCAGCATTCAGGGCGAACGCTGCGGCATAGGCACGCGGGCTAAACCCGAACTCGTATTGGAAGACGAACGCGGAGGCGGCGATGTAGCAAAACATCGACGCGAACGCGAAGGCCATGGAGGTTAAAAATCCCCAGAAGCGCAAGCTCTTGAGCACACTGGCGTAGTTGCCCAGCACGCGCCGCAGGAAAGACCCGCCGGCGGGGCTTTTTCCGCCGGTCTCCGGCACGATGAGCAGCACGACCAGTAGCTGCGCTGCGTGCAGTGCGGTCAGCACCCAGTAGATACCGCGCCAGCCAATAGGCTCAGCCAGCAGACCACCCGCAATCGGCGCAATCGCCGGCGCGATGGCCAAAATCGCCATCAGCATGGAGAAAGTCTTCGCGGCTTCCCGGCCGAAGAGCAGGTCGGGCACCATCGCGCGGGAGAGCACCACGCAGGCGCCGCCGCCGAGACCTTGCAGCACACGCGCGATAACGAACACGGCAATACTTGGCGCGAGTGCCGCCATGGCTGAGGCGACCAGCGCCACTATCGCACCACCGATGAGCAGTTTGCGCCTGCCGATGGCATCCGAAATCGGGCCCACCGTCAGTTGGCCCACGGCCATGCCGACGAAGAATCCCGACAAGGTCAGCTGCACCACGGAGTCAGGTGCGTTGAATTCCTCGCTGATGGCCGGCAGCGTAGGAAGATACATATCCGTCGCAAAAGGCGCTGTTGCGGACAACAGCGCCAGTGCGAGAAGTAAAGAGATTGCCATCTATGCGTCTCGTTTGACCAACATAACTACACCCACAATCCAGGCCACCGCAGCCCAGGCTGCGAAGACCAGCGCGGATCCCGTGTTGGAATCCCAGAGTGCATTATCAACCGGACCATCCATGATCCAGGTGTTTAGCGCGCTAAACGGCATGAAGTACACAATGTCCTCACCGATCTTGGGAATCATTTGCACCATCGAGTCCAGACCCAAGTGAAAGATCAGGGAGATAGCCACCGCACCGGTGGTCTGGCGCATGATCAGACCCAGGCCTTGGCCGAAGAACACCAGCATGGCCATACCCAGTGGGAAGACCCACAAGGCGCGCTTGGTGAAGTCATCGAAAATTTCGAAATTTTCACCCATCTCGCCGCCCAGCGTCATCTTCGCCATCACCAAGGTACTCAGGATTCCCAGCACCACGAGGATGGCAGCAATAATGCTGTACATCACCGCTTTGACCAGCGCCACCATGGCACGGTTGTGATTCGCCATGTAGGTATTGGTCTGCACGCCGAAACGGTATTCGGTGGTGATGATCATGACCGCTTGGATGAGCAGCACTGGCATCGCCAGGGTGTAGACCACCGTGAGCAGCGTGGACGGAGGCAATGGAATCTGCATATCCGCCGGCTGCGAGTTGGTAGTCAACGTCATAATCAACGTCCAGCCGATAGCGAGGACGAAGAACACAGCCGTGGTCCACCACACCGAGCGAGTGGAAAAGAGCTTGGTCAGCTCTGAGCGGAAAGTATTAAGAATCATTTTGTTCCTTTCCAGCTGGAGCTTCAGCGTGGTACTGCACAGAATCACTGGTCATGTCCATGAACGCGTCCTCCAAAGAAGCGCGCTTGAGTGTGAGCTCCGTCAGCGGCACGCCGACTGAGTAGGCCAGGTTGCCCACAAAGTCCGTGGACTGCTCCGGAATAATCAGCGTCTCGCGGCCTTCTTCATCCTTTGATGTTGAAAACTCCACGCTTTCTTCCTCGAGCGCGCCGGAGAACTCTGTAAGGAAATCAGTACGCACAATAACGTTCGATGCCGAGTGTTCCTTCACAAAGTCATAGGTCGGCTGGTCAGCAATCAGCTGGCCACGACCGATGACCACCAAGTGGTCCGCGGTCAGCGCCATCTCCGAGAGCAAGTGCGAAGAAATCAGCACCGTGCGGCCCTCTGCTGCGAGTGCACGCACCAGCGAACGCACCCAGCGAATGCCTTCCGGGTCCAGGCCGTTGACTGGCTCGTCCAGAATCAAAATCTCCGGATCCCCCAACATCGCGCCGGCCAGGCCCAGACGCTGACCCATACCAAGAGAGAAGCCGCCGGCTTTCTTCTTGGCCACATCGCTCAAGCCCACCAGCTCGAGGACCTCATTAACGCGCGAGGTCGGAATGCCGTTGGACTGCGCCATCCACTTCAAATGCGCTGCCGCCGAGCGGTTAGGGTGCACCGCCTTGGCATCGAGCAAACAACCGATGGTGCGCAACGGGTTCTTCAACTTCGAATAAGAGGTGCCATGAATGAGCGCGTTACCTGCGGTTGGCTCATCAAGTCCAACAATCATGCGCATGGTTGTTGATTTGCCCGCGCCGTTTGGACCTAGAAACCCAGTAACTTTCCCGGGCTTGACTTCAAAAGAGAGGTCATCAACCGCACGGACTGACTTGTATTGTTTCGTCAATCCTTGTACTTCAATCATGCGACCAACGTTGCCATAAAATGCCCGGCCATGACCATGTGCCCCACCGTTTACCCCTTAAATTAGCGGCTCAATTAATTGCCTAATCCGCGGCAATGCCTGCCGAAAAGGTGTCAGCAGTGGAAGGTCTTCTAATTCCTCAATCAGCACCCACCGCAGCTCATAAGATTCTTCATTCGCTGTGGTAGAAAGCATTTTTCCATCTTTGCTACGCGCAATAACGGTGGTATAGGTCCAGCCACCTGGTAGTCCTGCTGCCGCATCAAAAGGGCCAGCGGTGACCTCTGCGCCGACTACCTCAATGTGTTCCGGATCAATTGCACATTCTTCTACCGTTTCGCGCACTGCCGCCTGTTCGACGGTCTCATTCAAGTCGCGTGCGCCGCCGGGAATACCCCACGTATCCCCAAAATTGGTCCACGCCGCACGGTGCTGCATCAGCACCATCGGGCCGCGGTCGGATGAAGCTACAAGAAACAAACCAGCCGCGCCGTAGCGTCCCCACATACGGGCGCCACCCGGTCCAGCTGCCCAACCATCACCATTTGCGTGTAGCGATTGCCTTCCTGCCATAGTTCTACATCCTACGCGAGCACCGTTGACCCGCGAGGAAAGTCACGCAAGTCCCAACTTTCACAAAAATCGCTGCGGTGGGTGGAATATCACACTTTGATTGCGTTAGTCTTAAGCAATGACCGTTAGGCGGGATATACAGCAGATTGAGGAGGGAATCTCCTCTGGTGGTTCCGCCGATCCTGGCGCTCACGACCACTGGTTGGATGAGGTCACCGAACCCTCAAATCCTGTATTTAATCCGGCGACGCACCTCGCGTTGTCCACCTTTGCGGGCCCGGCGCGGATGATTCGCCGCATCTGGAATTTCATGACCACCACCCCAGGTCGCATGTTTGCTGTCACCGTGTTGCTGTCGGTCGCGATTGCCGCCGCGGGTGTTTCGATGTCTAATTCCTCGGCCCAGCGCCAAGACGACCTCGACAGGCTACTCACGGTCACCGAGCCCACTGCGAATGCCGCCCACAATTTGTACACTTCCCTCTCCCTCGCGGACACCGTCGCGTCGACGGGATTCGTGCAAGGTGGCGTCGAGTCATCGACAAGCCGGCAAAAGTACAACGAAGCCATTGACCGCGCCGCCGTCTCCGCCACCCAAGCCGTGCAAGGCGCCGGGGCAGATGACCACGAAATCCGCCAGCTCGTGCAATTCATCCAGCGCGAGCTGCCCGTCTACACCGGCATGGTGGAAACCGCGCGCGCCAACCACCGCATGTCCAATGCGGTGTCTGCGGCATACATGTCGAATGCATCGGCAGTCATGCGTGAAGAAATTCTGCCCGCTGCCTCCCGGCTGTTTACCATCACCTCCGGCAAAGTCGCCGATGAACAACGCAGCCTGACCGCGCCGCAATGGGTGCCACTATCCGGCCTGTTCGCGGCAGTATTCTTCCTGCTGTTGTCACAATGGTGGCTGTGGCGCGTTACCCGGCGCCGGCTCAACCGCGGTTTTGTCACCGCAACCTCGCTGATGGCACTGGCTATCTTCTGGGTCTCCATCGCGAATGTCGCCACCTGGACCGCCGGCTCCCAAGCTTTCGAGGAAGCCTCCAACCCGTGGAGCTCCCTAACTGCCTCGCGAATTGCCGGCCAGCAAGCCCGCACCGCCGAAACCCTGGCGCTGGTACGCCGCGGATCCGACACCGACTCCGTACCGTTTAGCCAGGTTGAAACCTCCATCCGCGAGGCACTGCAAGAATTCGAAGCCACCGCCTCCTCCGACACTGAGGATTTGAGCAGCTCCCAGATTGCCGTGAACACCGCGCGCGAGTCCTTGACCGCGTGGAGCGAAACCCACGATGAATTTGTCTCCGCGCTGCGCACCGGCCGCTACGATGACGCCTTGCACTTAGCCACCGCGCCGAACCCGGATGCCGGTGAGGAAGCTACCGCGGCATCGGCGTTTAACGCGTTGGATAATGCGCTGACCAAGCTGATTGCGGATTCGCGTGAAACCATGCGCGCGTATATCTCCGACGGTTTGGCCGCTATGACCTTTGTGGCCTCAGCCGTCATGGTGCTCACCGTGCTCGCAATTTTCGCCGTGTGGCTGGGCATTCGCCCGCGTCTGCAGGAGTACCTCTAATGAAAACCTCACGCGCTATCTTCGCAGCACTTCTTGCCACGTCCTTGACGCTGACCGCGTGCGTGTCCCGCGACGCCGAAGAACTCCCGCCGGACCCCGCGCTACAGCAAGACGAAGAAACCAACGAGCTGCCCCGCGCCATGAACTCCGACCCGCTGACCGCGCCGATTGCCGGCCCGCCGCTTCCAGTGAGCTCCCGCTGGATTCCGGCATCCGAATACACCCCGGAAGAAACCAACTTCGACGCGGAGCTGAAAGGCACCTACCGCCCCGATGACAAAGATCCGGAAGAACGCGTGCCGAATATCATCGAGCGCGGTCGGCTAATTGTCGGCGTGGACCAGTCGCACAACCTTTTGTCTTACCGCGACGCGGCCACGGGTGAGCTCCAGGGCTTTGAAGTTGACTTGGCTTATGAAATCGCCGAGGACATCTTCGGGGATCGCAACCGCGTGGACTTCCGTTTCCTCGAATCCGCTGAGCGCACCCAGGCGCTGGCCAACGGCACCGTCGATATTGTCATTCGCACCATGACCATTACACCCGACCGCGAAAAAGACATCGCGTTCTCCCAGCCTTACATGGCCACTGACACTCGCATGCTGGTGCTGACTAGCTCCGGTATCACCTCCATCCGCGAAACCTCCGGCCGCACGATTTGTTCTGTCGAAGGCTCTACCGCGCTGGATAAAATCACGGACTTCGCGCCCAATTCTAACCTACTCATCACCCGTTCCTGGGGTGACTGTCTGATGTCGCTGCAGCTCGGGCAGGCTAATGCGGTCATCGTGGATGACACGCTGCTGTCCGGAATGATGGCGCAGGACCCCTACTCTTCCATCGTCGGCGAAGTGCTGGATACCGAAATGTATGGCATCGGCGTGCGCCAGCCAGATCAGCACTATGATTCGCGCGGACTAATCCGCCAGGTCAATTCCACCCTCGACCGAATCCAGGACGATGGCACCTGGCAATCGCTATTTAATGAATGGTTCGGCGAATACCTGCCCACGCCGACGCTTCCGGCACCCACCTACATCGATGAAGATACCGATGAAGATAGTGATGAAGAGGACGAGTCATGACTCATAACTTCTCTGATGATGAACTCAACTACCTCGACCCCGCAAAAGGCAAGGAACAGCCGGGCACCGAGGCAGTCGCCTTCGACCCCTTCGCCGATGATGACGAAGAGGAAGTCAACACCACGGCCGCGGCAGAAGCAGCTGCTGCCGATGCCGAAGAAGAGCGCGACGATGTAGAGATTGAGGCGCTGTTGAAGCAGGTGGGGGCATCGGAAGGCGCTGCTGCGACCGAAGCCGTAGCTTATGACCCGTTTGCTGATGATGAGCTCGAGGACGAAGACGAAGGCACCTCCGCCGTTGCCTTTGACCCTTTCGCCGATGACGATGATGATACGGATGGGCACTCCGAAGAATCTTTCACCGACTCCGACAACATTGCAGCACTTATTAAAGACCTCGGCGTGCTGCGCGATAAGCGCGAAAAGCGACGTGGGAATGCCTCGGCGTTGATTGACACCTCGCAGCGCTCCCGCCAGCAGGCGCTGGATACTTTCCGTGAGCTGCGCCTGGCCGCGCGCACCAACCGCGAAGTCGCCGACGGTATGGTGTCTTTGCCTTATGTGGTCCCCACCGACCCCGAATACGCCCTGATGGACCCGACGGAGGCCACTAAAGAAAAGAAGCTCGCACCGCCGCAGCTTAAACCCGGCGACATTGTGGCCAGCCAGTATGAGATTTTGGGCGTTATTGCCCACGGCGGCATGGGCTGGATTTACTTGGCCAATGACCACTTCGTGTCCGGACGCGTGGTGGTGCTCAAAGGCATGCAGGCGCACAAGTCTGCCGATGAAACCGCAGCCGCCGAAGCCGAACGCGAATTCCTGGCGGATATTACACACCCGGGCATCGTGAAAATTTTTAACTTCATCGACGACGCCCGCGTGCCCGGCGGGTTCATTGTCATGGAGTATGTCGGCGGGCCTTCGCTGCGCAAGCGCCGCAATGCGCTGCCAGAGCGCCGACTTCCGTTTACCATCGCGATTGCCTACATCCTGGAACTGTTGCCCGCGCTGGATTACCTGCACTCGCGCGGCGTGGTCTATAACGACCTCAAGCCGGACAACATCATTGTCACCGAGGACCAGGTCAAGCTCATCGACCTAGGCGCGGTGTCTGGTATCGGCGCATTTGGCTATATTTACGGCACCAAGGGTTTCCAGGCGCCGGAAGTCCCTACGGAAGGCCCGTCGGTCTCCAGTGATATTTACACCATCGGCCGCACGCTCGCGGCGCTGACGTTGAAGCTGCCGCACGAAGACGGCGTGTTCTTGCCGGGGATTCCCAACCCCACCCAGGAGCCGCGTCTGCGCCGGCACGTGTCTTTCTACCGCCTGTTGCAGCGCGCCACGAACCCGGATCCGAAGAAGCGTTTCAAGGACATCAGCGAGATGCGCACGCAGCTCTACGGGGTGTTGCGCGAAATCATTGCTATCCGCGATGGGATTCAGCATCCGGCGCAGCATTCGTTGTTCTCGCCGGCGCGTTCGACGTTCGGCACCAAGCACTTGGTGTTTCGCACAGACCAGCTTATCGATGGCATTGAGCGCACCGTCCGCATCACCGCCCCCGAGGTAGTCTCCGCACTGCCGACGCCGCTTCTAGACCGAGACGATGTGGGTGCCGCGTTGCTGCAGGGCTATTCCTACACCGAGCCGCAGGAAGCGTTGGAGACGCTGCGCCAGGCGATGCAGACGGTGGAGTATGAAGAATCCGCCGAGATTCCATTCGGCGTTGTGCGTTCCATGCTGGACTTGGGTTACACGGGCCAGGCGAAGCAGTGGCTGGAAAAGCTCGAGTCCCGGCTGGGCGAAGATTGGCGTTTCCAGTGGTATTCCGGTGTTACCCAGCTGCTGTTGGAAGATTTCACGGCCTCGCAGCTGCACTTTTCTAACATGCTGGAGATTCTGCCGGGCGAGGCGGCACCAAAGCTGGCGCTAGCAGCGGTCAATGAGCTGCTTTTGCAGTCGATGGGTTACTCCGAGCAGCAGCTTCTGGAGCCAGCCGTGGCACGCGCGTGTGCAAATATTACGTCCAACTTGTACGAGTTGGACGATGAATACTTCGTGGATCAGACCATCTGGGAGCACATTTCCTCAGACCCGAAGCGCATCCGCTTTAACTCGCTGCGCCTGTACGGCACGGTGTGGGCCACCAACCCGACGACGGTGTCCTCAGCCTTTGGCCTCGCGCGCCTGCTGCGCGCAGAAAACCAGGTGGAGATGGCCGTGGCAACGCTTGATCGCGTGCCCAATGCCTCGCGCCACCAGCGCATGGCGCGGTTGACCACGATTGTGCAGCTGATTTCCCAAGACGTCAACGAATCCCGCGTGCGCCGTGCCGCGCGCCGCCTGGAAGAAATCCCGACGAATGAACCGCGCTTTTTGCAGATCAAGATCGCGGTCATCACCGCGGGCTTAAGCTTCCTGCGCGATTCCAAGCTGCAGGCAGCCGCCTCGCCTAATGACCTGTTCGAGTACGCGTTCACAGAGCGCGGCCTGCGCTACGGCCTAGCCGATACGCTGCGCGCGCTTGCCCGCCAGGCACCATTTAGCCGCCACCGCTACGCGCTGGTGGACCTGGCCAACCAGGTCCGCCCGGTTACAACGTTCTAGTCAGCTAAAGCTTCCTAGAACGGGCTTCAAACGATTCCTCGCTCTTCCCGGCGCGAGCGTTAGCGAGCGCCAGCTAGCGCTGCGGACTTCTGCGCGATGGCCAGTTCCTCATTGGTGGGAACCACCAGGACTTTGATGGTGGAGTCATCCGTGGAAATCACGCGCGGCTCGCTAGAGCGCACCGCGTTGCGCTCCGGATCAATTTTGATGCCGTAGACCTCCAGGTCAGCCAGCGCATCCGCACGGACCTCGATGTCATTTTCGCCCACGCCTGCGGTAAAGCTAATCGCGTCCACGCGGCCCAGCGCAATCATGTAAGAGCCAATAAACCGGCGTAGCTGGTGAATGTAGATGTTGTACGCCAGCCACGCGTCTGAATCACCGTCTTCGATCATCTCGCGCAACGCGCGGAAGTCATTGACTCCCGACAGGCCTTTCACGCCAGATTTCTTGTTAAGCAGCATATCAATCTCATCGATACTCATCTTCGCCTCGCGCGCCAGGTGGAAGATGATGCCAGGGTCAATATCACCCGTGCGCGTGCCCATGACCAGGCCTGCCAGCGGCGTCAAGCCCATCGAGGTATCAATCGCACGGCCGTTGTGCACCGCGGCTG
This region of Corynebacterium casei LMG S-19264 genomic DNA includes:
- a CDS encoding multidrug effflux MFS transporter; translated protein: MAISLLLALALLSATAPFATDMYLPTLPAISEEFNAPDSVVQLTLSGFFVGMAVGQLTVGPISDAIGRRKLLIGGAIVALVASAMAALAPSIAVFVIARVLQGLGGGACVVLSRAMVPDLLFGREAAKTFSMLMAILAIAPAIAPIAGGLLAEPIGWRGIYWVLTALHAAQLLVVLLIVPETGGKSPAGGSFLRRVLGNYASVLKSLRFWGFLTSMAFAFASMFCYIAASAFVFQYEFGFSPRAYAAAFALNAAGMCVGSFVNSRYIDKLGTKKMLLGGVAMAVTGNVLLFIVAMSGAGVGWLMLALLLCVSPNGVIMGNSTAMATGVMRERAGSVTAIMGFGQSVLAAAVGPIMGLGGNTALTMSIGMFICILISGCGALLATRGYSD
- a CDS encoding ABC transporter ATP-binding protein, which produces MIEVQGLTKQYKSVRAVDDLSFEVKPGKVTGFLGPNGAGKSTTMRMIVGLDEPTAGNALIHGTSYSKLKNPLRTIGCLLDAKAVHPNRSAAAHLKWMAQSNGIPTSRVNEVLELVGLSDVAKKKAGGFSLGMGQRLGLAGAMLGDPEILILDEPVNGLDPEGIRWVRSLVRALAAEGRTVLISSHLLSEMALTADHLVVIGRGQLIADQPTYDFVKEHSASNVIVRTDFLTEFSGALEEESVEFSTSKDEEGRETLIIPEQSTDFVGNLAYSVGVPLTELTLKRASLEDAFMDMTSDSVQYHAEAPAGKEQNDS
- a CDS encoding exodeoxyribonuclease III encodes the protein MRIATWNINSVRTRGERALNLLDKHNIDVLCLQETKVADDKFPRALFEDAGYHVVFHGLNQWNGVAIVSREEPAEVFTGFPGQPGYHNDEATEQAPEARAMGAVIRGVEIWSLYVPNGREITQRHYDYKLDFLYALARYADGKKREKLLLTGDFNIAPRNEDVWDLELFRGKTHVTEPERAAFQRLEEAGLSEVTRQFTEKDRWTYFDYKSLRFQKDEGMRIDFHLATQQLADKVTGAGVDRKERAEKGTSDHLLLWADYDLPDFDSVR
- a CDS encoding phospholipase D-like domain-containing protein; translation: MSPFLDLSAWQMAFFVLDYAIKIFAIGFVPEGRRPSSSTAWLLAILLLPFIGLPLFLLMGSPQINRRRHRIQQEANDAIEDAHKDVTDHPFEELEAEVESIIKLNRHLTGFPAVIGHNLGIHADYRKSIQAMADAIDQAQRYVYVEIYITSWDETTDPFFQALARARQRGVEVKFLFDQIGSLKYKGYRTLGKRLSEIDVDWRLMLPLQIHKARFRRPDLRNHRKLVVIDGERGFIGSLNLIKREYKTTDRYWIDYMVELTGPIVVSLQAVFAVDWYTESGEYIEMLTELEDTGETPDTNYVQLIPSGPGYSTVPNLRMFISLIHHAKSRLIICSPYFVPDESLLDAVTTACYRGVRVELYVSQRADQFMVDHAQSSYYQSLLEAGIHIYQFPKPFVLHSKFVLADPDAGRADPEETDEGIRLKSHPLAAFGSSNLDMRSFGLNYESTMLVAQGDLITEFNELAANYRAVSHELTLEEWNKRGFFRRYIDNVMRLTSALQ
- a CDS encoding NUDIX domain-containing protein → MAGRQSLHANGDGWAAGPGGARMWGRYGAAGLFLVASSDRGPMVLMQHRAAWTNFGDTWGIPGGARDLNETVEQAAVRETVEECAIDPEHIEVVGAEVTAGPFDAAAGLPGGWTYTTVIARSKDGKMLSTTANEESYELRWVLIEELEDLPLLTPFRQALPRIRQLIEPLI
- a CDS encoding ABC transporter permease, with translation MILNTFRSELTKLFSTRSVWWTTAVFFVLAIGWTLIMTLTTNSQPADMQIPLPPSTLLTVVYTLAMPVLLIQAVMIITTEYRFGVQTNTYMANHNRAMVALVKAVMYSIIAAILVVLGILSTLVMAKMTLGGEMGENFEIFDDFTKRALWVFPLGMAMLVFFGQGLGLIMRQTTGAVAISLIFHLGLDSMVQMIPKIGEDIVYFMPFSALNTWIMDGPVDNALWDSNTGSALVFAAWAAVAWIVGVVMLVKRDA
- a CDS encoding N-acetylglutamate synthase, CG3035 family — translated: MAKAFRSDPIRVDDRVVARRKFKGGGHSDVIGHVVAVEPLTIRPQMVGGFPSALPEVIIPAVELYVVKKLSPRTVRNSDIRHVEVASALSYQGAHNQWTSNGQWFMRSGDGTTMRTNSAVPLGPSAGFEPAPIAEMMAFYASHNQPCVLLVPERIGNSALKLPHEHIDVEKIVMTRELGDLSDITPYLDEGLDVDITKTATPEWLDISDHAARDLATQSPADATLAFFHTALGAVLRATITESDDGAKWLGIACVKVDESARRQRLAARLVSAALKWGQTEGADKAYLQVSLGNDGAVALYEKLGLLEHHRHRYIKVNPGNL
- a CDS encoding glutamate ABC transporter substrate-binding protein, whose product is MKTSRAIFAALLATSLTLTACVSRDAEELPPDPALQQDEETNELPRAMNSDPLTAPIAGPPLPVSSRWIPASEYTPEETNFDAELKGTYRPDDKDPEERVPNIIERGRLIVGVDQSHNLLSYRDAATGELQGFEVDLAYEIAEDIFGDRNRVDFRFLESAERTQALANGTVDIVIRTMTITPDREKDIAFSQPYMATDTRMLVLTSSGITSIRETSGRTICSVEGSTALDKITDFAPNSNLLITRSWGDCLMSLQLGQANAVIVDDTLLSGMMAQDPYSSIVGEVLDTEMYGIGVRQPDQHYDSRGLIRQVNSTLDRIQDDGTWQSLFNEWFGEYLPTPTLPAPTYIDEDTDEDSDEEDES